One window of Apteryx mantelli isolate bAptMan1 chromosome 8, bAptMan1.hap1, whole genome shotgun sequence genomic DNA carries:
- the FRRS1 gene encoding ferric-chelate reductase 1 isoform X4, which yields MDLASPEGRPVCLMELPGLAFAVWMFICLCGPLDGYPNGRIREVCSSMMPHHGSSPQLSPEHIITVNGTEFKPGDKIEVNLSGPDFEGFFIQARDAEHLDSPAVGSFILADQRLSQLLTCGHTKNSAVSHTSKAKKKYVKVYWIAPGNAPKHVQFLATVVKKYKTFWVKIPGAIVSQPNAPSPTTPLHTTSETVSTSHPTSYLTKPFNASGCGNTKFCIRNPSSCDPESASCFFLSFRQEKSSVLIEMSGPGEGYLAFALSHDQWMGGDDAYLCVNEDHQVSVSTAYLKGRSPPVLDSENALEDVSWRLADGVLQCSFRRNIHLTAYKGRFNLDASYYIFLADGEASEGGLIYKHNRQPLITSGMYNITGLPEDIGGSRSPQLIKAHGTLMFVAWITTVSIGVIVARFFKPVWSHSFLFGKEMWFQVHRMLMLTTVMLTSISFVLPFVYRGGWSKQAGFHPYLGCAVMALAIFQPLMAGFRPSPHAPRRQLFNWFHWSTGTTARILAAEVIEDDRIQILQSLTSAEAEGHLFKQIVLAIYICGNIVFLIAFLAAINQI from the exons ATGGACTTGGCTTCTCCAGAAGGCAGACCTGTTTGCCTG ATGGAGCTGCCTGGCCTCGCTTTTGCTGTTTGGATGTTTATTTGCCTCTGTGGACCTCTGGATGGTTATCCAAATGGAAGAATAAGAGAAGTCTGCAGTAGCATGATGCCCCATCATGGTAGTTCTCCACAATTGTCACCTGAGCACATTATTACAGTAAATGGGACTGAATTTAAACCAGGGGACAAAATAGAAG TTAATCTGTCTGGACCAGATTTTGAAGGATTTTTCATACAAGCCCGAGATGCAGAACACTTGGATAGCCCTGCAGTTGGTTCTTTTATATTAGCTGACCAGAGGCTTTCTCAGCTTCTGACGTGTGGCCATACAAAG AACTCAGCAGTCAGTCAcacaagtaaagcaaaaaagaaatacgTAAAAGTTTATTGGATTGCTCCTGGAAATGCACCAAAACACGTACAGTTTCT agccACAGTTGTGAAGAAATACAAGACTTTCTGGGTAAAGATTCCTGGTGCCATTGTTTCTCAGCCTAATGCACCATCCCCAACAACGCCCTTGCATACAACATCAGAGACTGTATCAACTTCACATCCAACTTCCTACTTAACAAAGCCA TTTAATGCATCAGGTTGTGGAAATACGAAGTTCTGCATTAGGAACCCTTCAAGCTGTGATCCTGAAAGTGCTTCCTGTTTTTTTCTATCCTTCCGACAAGAGAAGAGTTCAGTACTCATTGAAATGAGTGGTCCCGGTGAAGGATATTTAGCATTTGCACTGTCTCATGACCAGTGGATG GGTGGTGATGATGCATATCTGTGTGTTAATGAGGACCACCAAGTTAGTGTAAGCACTGCCTACCTGAAGGGACGAAGTCCTCCTGTTTTGGATTCAGAG AATGCCCTTGAAGATGTGTCATGGAGGCTTGCAGATGGTGTTCTTCAGTGTTCTTTTAGAAGGAATATTCATCTTACTGCTTATAAAGGGAGGTTTAATCTGGATGCCAGCTACTACATCTTTCTGGCAGATGGGGAAGCTAGTGAAG GGGGACTAATATATAAACATAATCGTCAGCCTCTGATCACCAGTGGAATGTACAATATCACAGGCCTCCCAGAGGATATTGGAGGTTCCCGCTCTCCCCAACTTATCAAGGCTCATG GTACTCTAATGTTTGTTGCCTGGATTACTACAGTTAGCATTGGTGTTATTGTTGCACGATTCTTCAAACCTGTCTGGTCCCATTCATTCCTGTTTGGAAAGGAGATGTGGTTTCAG GTGCATCGTATGCTTATGTTGACCACAGTAATGCTTACGAGTATctcttttgttttgccttttgtaTACCGAGGAGGATGGAGCAAG CAAGCAGGTTTTCATCCATATCTCGGCTGTGCTGTGATGGCCCTGGCAATTTTTCAACCTCTTATGGCAGGTTTCAGACCATCTCCACATGCACCAAG GAGGCAATTGTTTAACTGGTTTCACTGGAGTACTGGTACAACAGCTAGAATACTGGCTG